In the genome of Polaribacter atrinae, one region contains:
- a CDS encoding GNAT family N-acetyltransferase produces MKIYKLETVNENVLKAFRKLIPQLSTSCVLPSQKDIEDIVNSSNTILFIAEENNNILGTLTLVFNKIPTGNKVWIEDVVVDNDARGKGVGEKLTQFAIEYTANKEIKSVNLTSSPDRVAGNKLYQKLGFIKRDTNVYRLTIE; encoded by the coding sequence ATGAAAATTTATAAGTTAGAAACGGTCAATGAAAATGTTTTAAAAGCATTTAGAAAGTTAATTCCGCAATTGAGTACTAGTTGTGTTTTACCTAGCCAAAAAGATATAGAGGATATTGTTAATTCTAGCAACACAATACTTTTTATAGCCGAAGAAAACAATAATATATTAGGTACACTAACGCTTGTTTTTAATAAGATTCCAACGGGTAATAAAGTTTGGATAGAAGATGTAGTGGTAGATAATGATGCAAGAGGCAAAGGAGTGGGAGAGAAATTGACTCAATTTGCTATAGAGTATACAGCTAATAAAGAAATTAAAAGTGTCAATTTAACATCGAGTCCAGATAGAGTTGCTGGTAATAAACTATATCAAAAATTAGGTTTCATTAAAAGAGATACGAATGTTTATAGACTAACAATCGAATAG